A window of the Nitrospirota bacterium genome harbors these coding sequences:
- a CDS encoding 2-oxoglutarate:ferredoxin oxidoreductase produces MPTKETRYRVLTGPEGILPPAAALMGVLPPDLGMGLVEGEVLPEDKVIEVIAEKILTRRNPTLFPGPLLVWAWTPETQRKATAVLALAREIPGARIICMPDYRPIYPKIDPESVLSPCHPNLTILHNKIEVCMLIDAHCHFVNVTLKMIRAGTNCYTITLCANDVHEDSVAAMGPCTVKTINRLKEAIIRLRDSGKIVPWAYTTAGKEEIRRCSNKKMFVMSAGQDLIHKSADSKEEVIPPGFLHDLEPGLDENEE; encoded by the coding sequence ATGCCCACAAAGGAAACGAGGTATCGTGTTCTTACCGGACCTGAAGGAATATTGCCCCCCGCTGCAGCATTGATGGGGGTGCTCCCACCTGACCTGGGAATGGGTCTGGTTGAAGGAGAGGTGTTGCCGGAAGACAAGGTCATAGAAGTGATCGCAGAAAAAATTCTAACGCGAAGGAATCCTACACTGTTTCCCGGTCCTCTTTTGGTTTGGGCTTGGACTCCCGAGACTCAAAGAAAGGCAACGGCAGTTCTTGCATTGGCACGGGAAATTCCTGGAGCAAGAATTATTTGCATGCCGGATTATCGTCCTATTTATCCGAAGATTGACCCGGAATCCGTTTTAAGTCCATGCCATCCTAATCTGACCATTTTGCATAACAAGATCGAAGTCTGCATGTTGATCGATGCGCACTGTCATTTTGTAAATGTAACGTTAAAAATGATCCGTGCGGGAACAAACTGCTACACCATTACTCTTTGTGCGAATGATGTCCACGAAGATTCGGTTGCAGCCATGGGGCCTTGTACTGTGAAAACGATAAACCGATTGAAGGAAGCCATCATTAGACTCCGAGATAGCGGAAAAATTGTTCCATGGGCCTATACAACGGCCGGGAAAGAAGAGATTCGTCGTTGCTCCAATAAAAAGATGTTCGTGATGTCCGCCGGCCAGGATTTAATTCATAAAAGCGCTGATTCAAAAGAGGAAGTCATTCCTCCAGGGTTTCTACATGATCTCGAACCAGGACTTGATGAAAACGAAGAATAA
- a CDS encoding MotA/TolQ/ExbB proton channel family protein, whose product MNVFLIMAFLAAFSLFSSTIFRNIGFDLIINSDALMIVGGGTVVAVFLGFPIKRLRKTVNDLLDAFRTPRSGDETAKDILDITRIYRKGDIRRMEKKIKSLKDDFLKMGVSLLINNKSSEEIRSILERGVAARMMDFNFSQNVLKTISRLTPSFGLAGTVISLIKMFQNMESLEAIAPHMAVAMMSTFYGVILANLFMLPLCAKLEEHALQSEARMLSIIEGIEGINNNDHLINIEDRINGYKPTWEITPGLMKEPAIVSEI is encoded by the coding sequence ATGAACGTATTCCTGATCATGGCATTTTTGGCGGCATTTTCACTTTTTTCTTCAACCATATTCCGGAACATTGGTTTCGATCTGATAATCAACTCTGACGCACTCATGATCGTAGGAGGCGGCACGGTGGTTGCCGTATTCCTTGGGTTTCCGATTAAAAGGTTGAGAAAAACAGTCAATGACCTGTTGGATGCCTTTCGGACCCCGCGCAGCGGAGACGAAACGGCTAAGGATATTCTGGATATCACCCGGATCTACCGAAAAGGGGATATTCGAAGAATGGAAAAGAAAATCAAGAGCTTGAAAGATGATTTCTTGAAAATGGGAGTCAGCCTGTTGATTAATAACAAATCCTCCGAAGAGATCCGGTCAATCCTGGAACGAGGAGTGGCGGCCCGAATGATGGATTTTAATTTCAGTCAAAATGTGCTAAAGACGATTTCTCGTCTGACTCCGTCGTTTGGATTGGCTGGCACAGTCATCAGCCTGATCAAAATGTTTCAAAATATGGAATCACTCGAAGCCATCGCCCCTCATATGGCCGTCGCCATGATGTCCACCTTTTACGGAGTGATTCTGGCTAATCTATTTATGCTTCCGCTATGCGCCAAGCTGGAAGAACACGCTCTCCAGTCGGAAGCCCGAATGCTGAGTATTATTGAAGGAATAGAGGGGATCAATAACAACGATCATTTGATCAATATAGAAGACCGGATAAATGGCTATAAACCAACCTGGGAAATAACTCCGGGTTTGATGAAAGAACCGGCCATCGTTTCGGAAATTTAA
- a CDS encoding NAD(P)/FAD-dependent oxidoreductase, whose product MPSDPAFTDTPTAPCFDVIILGGGAAGLMCALTAGQRGRSVLVLERSERVGKKILISGGGRCNFTNLQIEPENYLSANPHFCKSALSRFGPRDFISLVEKYGISYHEKTRGQLFCDGKSSQILNLLLEECRIGGVQIRENCVIKNIERRDPGQEDSFTVITSRENYSSKSLVIATGGLSLPKIGATDFGFQIAKQFGLEVRPCRPGLVSLILNQKDLHETKGLAGTSMDARVSCNGRVFQEPVLFTHTGLSGPAILQISNYWKPGDAVIFNLLPDFDLEDAILKWQIERPKAELKNLMSEHLTKRLAEQWLALAFENRPVNQYHQKEIALIAERFHHWQVIPSGTSGYSISEVTVGGVDTDELSSKTLETKKVKGLYFIGEVLDVTGWLGGYNFQWAWSSGKAAGLFV is encoded by the coding sequence ATGCCATCTGATCCTGCATTCACCGACACCCCAACGGCGCCATGTTTTGACGTGATTATCCTTGGCGGAGGTGCCGCAGGACTCATGTGCGCGCTTACGGCTGGACAAAGAGGACGAAGCGTCCTTGTCCTGGAAAGGTCAGAACGTGTCGGAAAAAAGATTCTGATCTCGGGAGGAGGCCGTTGTAATTTTACCAATCTACAAATCGAGCCGGAAAATTATCTTTCCGCTAATCCACATTTTTGCAAATCCGCATTGAGTCGATTTGGACCGCGTGACTTTATCAGCCTGGTTGAAAAATATGGAATCTCTTACCATGAAAAAACCCGGGGACAACTTTTCTGCGACGGGAAGTCGTCTCAGATTCTCAACTTGCTGCTTGAAGAATGCCGGATCGGAGGCGTACAGATTCGGGAGAACTGCGTAATAAAAAATATCGAACGCCGGGATCCCGGCCAGGAAGACTCATTTACCGTTATCACATCCAGAGAGAATTACAGTTCCAAATCTTTGGTCATCGCCACCGGCGGATTATCGCTTCCGAAAATTGGAGCCACTGATTTTGGGTTTCAGATTGCAAAACAGTTTGGGCTTGAGGTCCGCCCTTGCCGTCCGGGACTCGTTTCCTTGATCCTGAATCAAAAAGATTTGCACGAAACAAAAGGGTTGGCCGGAACTTCAATGGACGCCCGGGTCTCCTGCAATGGAAGGGTATTCCAGGAACCCGTCCTATTCACCCATACGGGGTTGAGTGGACCTGCGATTCTGCAAATTTCGAATTACTGGAAGCCTGGCGATGCAGTGATCTTCAACCTTCTGCCCGATTTCGATCTGGAAGATGCCATTTTGAAGTGGCAAATAGAACGACCCAAGGCAGAACTCAAAAATCTCATGAGCGAGCACCTGACCAAACGCCTGGCCGAACAATGGCTTGCTCTCGCGTTCGAAAATCGGCCGGTCAATCAATATCATCAGAAAGAGATCGCCCTGATCGCCGAGCGATTTCATCACTGGCAAGTCATTCCTTCGGGAACGAGCGGCTATTCCATTTCCGAAGTCACAGTTGGAGGTGTGGATACTGACGAACTCTCATCCAAGACCTTGGAAACCAAAAAGGTAAAAGGGCTCTACTTCATTGGAGAAGTGCTGGATGTCACCGGGTGGTTGGGCGGTTATAATTTCCAGTGGGCCTGGTCTTCAGGAAAAGCTGCCGGTCTCTTTGTTTGA
- a CDS encoding IS110 family transposase: MEITTLGIDLAKLNFQLHGINHYGKVVLTKKVTRNKLLEVVAKLPCCLIGMEACASSHYWAREFERFGHQVKLMSPRFVKPYVKTNKNDFRDAEAICEAVTRPTMRFVPIKTVEQEDIQALHRSRSLLIKNRTALINQIRGLLAEYGLVIPKSAAKVRPMLIRILENQHEQLTSFGRETFFDLYDQLVDLEKRIEKMHQRLEVHFKKHPVCQKIAAIPGIGQLTATALLAAVSYPQAFKNGRHLSAWLGLVPRQYSSGGKEVLGKLSKRGNRYLRTLLIHGARAVVYRSENKKDSLSLWTNNLKRKKGTNVAAVALANKNARVVWALLAHDDIYRKAA, translated from the coding sequence ATGGAAATTACCACTTTAGGTATTGATTTGGCAAAATTAAACTTTCAATTACATGGAATCAACCATTACGGAAAAGTTGTTCTGACCAAAAAGGTTACCCGGAACAAACTTTTGGAGGTGGTCGCAAAGCTTCCGTGTTGTCTAATCGGTATGGAAGCCTGCGCGAGTTCCCACTATTGGGCCCGGGAATTTGAAAGGTTTGGACATCAGGTGAAACTGATGAGTCCTCGATTTGTTAAACCCTATGTGAAGACAAATAAGAACGACTTTCGAGACGCGGAAGCGATCTGCGAGGCGGTTACCCGTCCTACGATGCGATTTGTTCCAATCAAAACAGTGGAACAGGAAGATATTCAGGCGCTGCATCGGTCACGATCTCTTTTAATTAAAAATCGTACCGCTTTAATTAACCAGATTCGGGGATTATTGGCCGAGTATGGTCTGGTGATTCCAAAATCAGCTGCCAAGGTTCGCCCAATGTTGATCCGAATTCTTGAAAATCAACACGAACAGTTAACTTCCTTTGGAAGAGAGACTTTTTTTGATCTTTACGATCAGTTAGTTGATCTTGAAAAACGGATTGAGAAGATGCATCAACGTCTCGAAGTTCATTTCAAGAAACATCCGGTTTGCCAGAAGATCGCTGCCATTCCCGGAATTGGTCAGTTGACCGCCACAGCTTTATTGGCCGCAGTTTCTTATCCCCAGGCCTTCAAAAATGGGCGACATCTGTCTGCTTGGTTGGGGCTTGTCCCTCGGCAATATTCAAGTGGCGGAAAAGAGGTTTTAGGGAAACTATCCAAACGAGGGAATCGCTATCTCAGGACACTCTTGATTCATGGAGCCCGAGCCGTTGTATATCGATCCGAAAACAAGAAAGACTCACTCAGTCTCTGGACAAACAATTTGAAACGGAAGAAAGGAACCAATGTTGCTGCTGTTGCTCTGGCCAATAAAAATGCTCGAGTAGTCTGGGCGTTGTTGGCCCATGACGATATCTATCGGAAAGCGGCCTAA
- a CDS encoding VOC family protein, which produces MRFGYTIIYVPNVPSSIEFFERAFGIKRRFLHDSGYGELETGETALAFVTHDLGKTNLPEGYIKASESKVPLGIEIALITESVHEAHARAVAAGAVSVKEPLFKPWGQTVSYVRCPDGTLVELCSPMPA; this is translated from the coding sequence ATGAGGTTCGGATACACAATTATCTACGTTCCTAACGTCCCCTCGTCGATCGAGTTTTTTGAACGGGCATTTGGAATCAAAAGGCGGTTCCTTCACGATTCCGGATACGGCGAGTTGGAAACGGGAGAAACGGCCCTTGCGTTTGTAACTCATGATTTGGGGAAGACAAATCTTCCTGAAGGCTATATAAAGGCGAGTGAGTCGAAGGTTCCACTAGGCATAGAGATTGCGTTGATAACTGAATCTGTCCATGAGGCCCATGCCAGGGCAGTCGCAGCGGGAGCGGTCTCAGTTAAAGAGCCGCTTTTTAAACCTTGGGGCCAAACGGTTTCTTATGTTCGATGCCCGGATGGCACATTGGTTGAGTTATGCTCACCGATGCCCGCGTAG
- a CDS encoding OmpA family protein, with translation MNIPDKKTDSTSVIFRNDPIKALREKSRSTLDLDSNWLITLSDVLSLLLVFFVMFMVTAKTAAKSQTPPLDTGKDAISSEKKSASLSENETILTDVNAEIKNLNLENEVSVHRTSKAIVITLKEKVTFKPGEAEVLSASEPILDHIAQLIQRYPSFLVEIEGHTDNMPIKTAVYPSNWELSVARSTGVLKYFIGRHGISPSRLSIKGSADQKPVASNDTPEDRAQNRRVEIKLKENDS, from the coding sequence ATGAATATTCCCGATAAAAAGACCGATTCGACCTCCGTGATCTTCCGGAACGATCCGATAAAAGCCCTGAGAGAAAAATCCAGGTCCACACTCGATCTGGATAGCAATTGGTTGATTACCCTAAGCGATGTCTTGTCCCTACTGCTGGTCTTTTTTGTCATGTTTATGGTCACCGCAAAAACCGCCGCAAAATCACAGACTCCTCCTCTCGATACAGGCAAAGATGCGATTTCCTCCGAAAAAAAGTCGGCTTCTTTATCTGAAAACGAAACGATATTAACCGATGTAAACGCTGAAATAAAAAATCTTAACCTGGAAAACGAAGTCTCCGTTCATCGTACTTCTAAGGCCATTGTCATTACCTTGAAAGAAAAGGTCACTTTCAAGCCGGGCGAAGCGGAAGTGTTAAGTGCCTCGGAACCGATACTGGATCATATCGCACAATTGATTCAAAGATACCCTTCATTTCTTGTTGAAATCGAAGGCCACACCGATAATATGCCGATCAAAACAGCTGTCTACCCTTCTAACTGGGAACTCTCGGTCGCCCGTTCGACGGGCGTACTGAAATATTTTATTGGCCGGCATGGTATCTCCCCGTCTCGTCTCTCGATCAAAGGAAGCGCCGATCAAAAACCGGTTGCATCCAATGATACCCCTGAAGATCGCGCTCAAAACCGGCGTGTTGAAATCAAACTCAAAGAGAACGACTCTTAA
- a CDS encoding CZB domain-containing protein, producing MDFDEAVNAHVLWKMKLINYLGNPDGSLKSQETQLESECPLSQWLDGEGAKWRSFPEYSNLVSEHAKFHLEAVIIVDKAQSGKEVLGETALGTQSGFAVASANLISAIMKMKARGISKDKHSDMISPGQ from the coding sequence TTGGATTTTGATGAAGCAGTCAATGCACATGTCCTTTGGAAAATGAAATTAATAAATTATTTGGGCAATCCAGATGGTTCTTTAAAATCTCAAGAGACTCAGCTTGAAAGCGAGTGTCCGCTAAGTCAATGGTTGGACGGAGAGGGTGCAAAGTGGAGGAGTTTTCCCGAATATTCAAATTTAGTGTCTGAACATGCCAAGTTCCATTTAGAGGCTGTTATTATAGTTGACAAAGCCCAAAGCGGTAAAGAAGTGTTGGGGGAGACGGCACTGGGAACACAAAGTGGTTTCGCTGTCGCGTCAGCAAACTTAATTAGTGCAATCATGAAAATGAAAGCAAGGGGAATATCCAAGGATAAGCATTCAGACATGATTAGCCCAGGGCAATAA
- a CDS encoding carbon monoxide dehydrogenase, which produces MSKTILPESKVKTNRYRVLPGPEGFLSPAAATLGVILPDPGQGLVEGEIVSEDQAIEAAAKKFVSAKHPTLFPGPAVLWDWKPEASKLASATKRLAEAIPAKIIPMADYRPKYPRVYPEIEINPNHPNLTIWHNKIDVCLFIGVHCHQANIALKIIRAGSSCYTIAMCSFSGDDEANITVRDITEETMDRLTAAVIRLKKIK; this is translated from the coding sequence ATGAGTAAAACGATATTACCCGAATCGAAGGTTAAAACCAATCGTTACCGGGTACTTCCCGGTCCGGAAGGATTTCTTTCCCCAGCTGCCGCTACTCTTGGGGTTATTCTGCCCGATCCAGGACAGGGATTGGTTGAGGGAGAGATCGTTAGTGAAGACCAAGCTATTGAAGCCGCCGCAAAAAAATTCGTTTCTGCAAAACATCCGACTCTTTTCCCCGGTCCGGCTGTCCTTTGGGACTGGAAACCAGAAGCCTCCAAACTCGCAAGTGCAACAAAGCGTTTAGCTGAAGCCATTCCGGCAAAAATCATTCCTATGGCGGACTATCGTCCTAAATATCCGCGGGTTTATCCAGAAATCGAAATTAATCCAAATCACCCCAATCTTACTATCTGGCACAATAAAATAGACGTCTGCCTTTTCATCGGTGTTCATTGTCATCAGGCCAATATTGCACTCAAGATTATTCGGGCAGGGAGTTCCTGCTATACGATTGCTATGTGTTCCTTTTCCGGTGACGATGAAGCTAATATCACGGTCAGAGATATTACCGAGGAGACAATGGATCGGCTGACTGCCGCCGTCATTAGATTAAAAAAAATAAAATAA